A genomic window from Helicobacter suis HS1 includes:
- a CDS encoding AMIN domain-containing protein — MLKQLCVLLLLGTLIAREDPFEPLMKSGSNMASHLGDEVPDYFRHVKITLPTTARVLTKITLTYKDLDASIHTKTIDVNQYIDWHYPFTFSQEGAILGPKENIYHIGNFDFWAHKNKLYLRTAAKIQRSFILTKPYRLVLDIDRGEESFDKRLMVGQKYVEQIALETHDNFYRFFIILDGQYQYKIDQKTNYLVVDLY, encoded by the coding sequence ATGTTAAAACAACTATGTGTGCTTTTATTGCTAGGAACTTTGATTGCCCGTGAAGATCCTTTTGAACCGTTGATGAAATCTGGAAGTAACATGGCAAGTCATTTAGGAGATGAAGTACCAGATTATTTTAGGCATGTCAAAATCACTTTACCAACTACTGCTAGAGTACTCACTAAAATCACCCTCACCTATAAAGATTTAGACGCCTCAATCCATACAAAAACAATTGATGTTAACCAGTATATTGACTGGCATTATCCTTTCACATTCAGCCAAGAAGGGGCTATTTTAGGCCCTAAGGAAAATATTTATCATATAGGTAATTTTGATTTTTGGGCTCACAAAAATAAACTTTATCTGCGCACCGCTGCTAAAATCCAGCGCTCTTTTATTTTGACAAAACCCTATCGTTTAGTACTAGACATTGATCGAGGCGAGGAAAGTTTTGATAAACGGCTTATGGTGGGGCAAAAATATGTAGAGCAGATCGCGCTAGAAACCCATGATAATTTTTACCGATTCTTTATCATCTTAGATGGGCAATACCAGTACAAGATTGATCAAAAGACAAACTATTTAGTTGTAGACCTTTATTAA
- a CDS encoding biotin synthase has translation MQQIFLCSISNVSSGDCSEDCAYCTQSSHHQGKIRRYKFKKTEEVVQEAKRLHKLGALGFCLVTSGRDLDLQKCEYIARLAQTIKQEIPHLHLIACCGRADVSSLKYLKQHGIDSYNHNLETSEKFFKNICSTHPWEERYQTCENTLEAGLSLCSGGIFGLGESVDHRIELLKVLRSLTPATTPINFFIPNPSLPIKEPILSPEQALECVILAREFLPKTRLMIAGGREVVFGKNQREIFEYGVNAIVLGDYLTTKGDAPNQDLQMLKEYGLSIATSCDG, from the coding sequence ATGCAACAAATTTTTTTATGCTCGATCTCTAATGTGAGTAGCGGGGATTGTAGCGAGGATTGCGCTTACTGCACCCAGAGTTCTCACCATCAAGGCAAAATCCGCCGTTATAAATTTAAAAAGACTGAGGAAGTTGTGCAAGAGGCTAAGAGATTACATAAATTAGGCGCACTTGGCTTTTGTTTGGTAACCTCTGGACGCGATCTAGACTTACAAAAATGCGAGTACATCGCTAGATTAGCCCAAACAATCAAACAAGAAATCCCGCATTTGCATTTAATTGCTTGTTGCGGGCGCGCTGATGTATCCTCTTTAAAATATCTCAAACAACACGGCATAGACAGCTACAACCACAATTTAGAAACCTCAGAAAAGTTTTTCAAAAATATCTGTTCTACCCACCCTTGGGAAGAGCGTTATCAAACCTGTGAAAACACTCTTGAGGCGGGTTTAAGCTTGTGTTCGGGGGGGATTTTTGGCTTAGGGGAGAGTGTAGATCATCGCATTGAACTTTTAAAAGTTTTGCGATCTCTTACCCCCGCTACCACTCCTATTAACTTTTTTATCCCAAACCCTTCTTTGCCCATTAAAGAGCCCATTTTAAGTCCAGAGCAAGCCCTAGAGTGTGTGATTTTGGCGAGGGAATTTCTCCCTAAAACGCGCTTAATGATTGCTGGGGGGCGCGAGGTGGTTTTTGGTAAAAACCAAAGAGAGATTTTTGAGTACGGCGTAAATGCCATTGTTTTAGGGGACTATCTCACCACAAAGGGCGATGCCCCCAATCAAGATTTACAAATGCTCAAAGAGTATGGCCTGAGTATTGCTACTAGCTGTGATGGGTAG
- a CDS encoding pseudouridine synthase family protein, which yields MPFVRQIFEIKEPIKAWKFVANILHCSVQKAQSHIDRGRLQALDQSPLKKSQKIQGLIALTFFKALPSALHKPFFSTPFFQAYYKPKNLYSHPKNYHSFSLYESVYSHNQEARLIHRLDYETSGIILVSQNKEHEKNLRALFSNHQIIKTYTALVQGDMHNYASGDFSIILPILEPSNLRGDLGVRSQIHKQGKFSATTIKILCFDAFNNQTLLQISPLTGRTHQIRLHLSALGFPIVGEPLYTKDSNARAYLNAKKADFKGSYAPFKPHLALEASGLDFTLYHLRYCLRLSS from the coding sequence ATGCCTTTTGTACGCCAAATCTTTGAGATCAAAGAACCCATTAAGGCGTGGAAATTTGTCGCAAATATATTGCATTGTAGCGTCCAAAAAGCCCAAAGCCATATTGATAGGGGGCGTCTGCAAGCCCTAGATCAGAGCCCTCTTAAAAAATCCCAAAAAATACAAGGTTTAATCGCCCTTACTTTTTTTAAAGCACTCCCCTCAGCCCTGCATAAACCCTTTTTCTCTACTCCCTTTTTTCAGGCCTACTACAAGCCTAAAAATCTCTACTCCCACCCTAAAAACTACCACAGCTTTAGCCTTTATGAGAGTGTTTATAGCCATAACCAAGAAGCGCGCTTAATCCACCGCCTAGATTATGAAACTAGTGGCATTATTTTAGTGAGCCAGAATAAAGAACATGAAAAAAATCTACGCGCTCTTTTTAGTAACCACCAAATCATTAAAACATACACCGCTTTAGTGCAAGGAGATATGCACAACTATGCGAGCGGGGATTTTAGTATCATTTTGCCCATTTTAGAGCCCTCTAATTTGCGAGGCGATCTAGGTGTGCGATCACAAATCCATAAGCAAGGCAAGTTTAGCGCCACTACTATTAAAATTCTTTGCTTTGATGCTTTTAATAACCAAACTTTACTCCAAATTTCCCCACTCACAGGGCGTACACACCAGATTCGCCTGCATTTAAGTGCGTTAGGCTTTCCTATTGTTGGCGAACCTCTTTATACAAAAGATAGTAATGCGCGCGCTTATTTAAACGCTAAAAAAGCAGATTTTAAAGGCTCTTACGCCCCCTTTAAACCACATTTAGCTTTGGAGGCTAGCGGGCTTGATTTTACCCTTTATCATTTGCGCTATTGTCTTAGACTTAGCTCTTAA
- the thrS gene encoding threonine--tRNA ligase: MAEVIGVKKGGLVLDLQSEDLEAGEAIYFDNSPPALEIIRHSCAHLLAQAIKQLYPDAQFFVGPVVQEGFYYDFKTASKISEDDLGVVEAKMQEIAKKKHPILKQTMSRQEALERFKNDPLKHAVMSKIEGDHFSVYTQGEFEDLCRGPHLPHTALLQHFKLTKLAGAYLGGDEKAEMLTRIYGIAFATKEALKEYLYQLEEAKKRDHRKLGQELGLFCFDENLGAGLPIWLPNGMRLRVRLENLLSKALLQYGYEPVRGPEILKSSLWQKSGHYQNYKENMYFTTIDEVEYGIKPMNCVGHIKVYEHALRSYRELPLRFYEYGVVHRHEKSGVLHGLLRVREFTQDDAHIFCRFDQIKTEVLSILEFTKKVMGVFGFEYEMELSTKPAKYIGEDHIWEQATNALKQALEEHNISFGIDAGGGAFYGPKIDIKITDAIRRKWQCGTVQVDMNLPARFELSYTNETGNLEQPVMIHRAILGSFERFIAILTEHYSGNYPFFIAPVQIALVPVSMDQLEYAQEIYHKLNKRGFFVCMADKNETLSKRIRSLEKQKIPFIVVVGKEEVAQGSLAIRDRALGKQYTMLQEEFFQSMEAKMREVSF, translated from the coding sequence TTGGCAGAGGTGATAGGTGTTAAAAAGGGGGGACTGGTTTTAGATTTACAAAGTGAGGATTTGGAGGCTGGAGAGGCGATTTATTTTGATAATAGCCCGCCTGCTTTAGAGATTATCCGCCACTCATGCGCGCATTTGCTAGCTCAGGCAATTAAACAGCTTTATCCGGACGCGCAATTTTTTGTAGGGCCTGTGGTGCAAGAGGGGTTTTACTACGATTTTAAAACCGCTTCTAAAATTTCTGAGGACGATTTAGGCGTGGTTGAGGCAAAAATGCAAGAGATCGCCAAAAAAAAGCACCCCATTCTCAAACAAACCATGAGTCGCCAAGAAGCCCTAGAACGGTTTAAAAACGATCCGCTTAAACACGCCGTAATGTCTAAAATTGAAGGCGATCATTTCAGTGTTTACACGCAAGGAGAGTTTGAAGATCTGTGCAGAGGCCCCCATCTCCCCCACACCGCCCTTTTACAGCATTTTAAACTCACTAAACTTGCTGGGGCTTATTTGGGCGGTGATGAAAAGGCAGAAATGCTTACACGTATTTATGGAATTGCCTTTGCCACTAAAGAGGCGCTTAAGGAGTATTTATACCAACTAGAGGAGGCTAAAAAACGCGATCACCGCAAACTCGGGCAAGAATTAGGGCTTTTTTGTTTTGATGAGAATTTGGGGGCGGGTTTGCCTATTTGGTTGCCAAACGGAATGCGTTTGCGCGTGCGTCTTGAAAATCTCTTAAGTAAAGCCCTACTGCAATATGGCTATGAACCGGTAAGAGGGCCTGAAATTTTAAAAAGTTCTTTATGGCAAAAGAGCGGGCATTATCAAAACTACAAAGAAAATATGTATTTTACGACCATTGATGAAGTAGAATACGGCATTAAGCCGATGAATTGTGTGGGGCATATTAAAGTTTATGAACACGCTTTGCGATCGTATCGTGAGTTGCCCTTGCGTTTTTATGAGTACGGCGTGGTACACCGGCATGAAAAAAGCGGGGTTTTGCATGGGCTTTTGCGCGTACGCGAATTTACACAAGATGATGCCCATATTTTTTGCCGCTTTGATCAGATCAAAACAGAAGTGCTCTCTATTTTAGAATTTACCAAAAAAGTCATGGGTGTTTTTGGCTTTGAGTATGAAATGGAGTTATCCACTAAGCCTGCTAAATACATTGGAGAGGATCATATCTGGGAACAGGCAACCAATGCGCTTAAACAAGCTTTAGAGGAGCACAATATCTCTTTTGGAATTGATGCGGGCGGGGGGGCGTTTTATGGGCCCAAGATTGATATTAAAATCACCGATGCGATCAGGCGTAAATGGCAATGTGGAACCGTGCAGGTGGATATGAATTTACCCGCGCGCTTTGAGTTGAGTTATACCAATGAAACGGGGAATTTAGAACAACCCGTGATGATTCATCGCGCGATACTGGGTTCTTTTGAGCGTTTTATCGCCATTTTAACCGAACATTACAGCGGGAATTATCCTTTCTTCATCGCGCCGGTGCAAATTGCTTTAGTGCCGGTTTCTATGGATCAATTAGAGTATGCACAAGAAATTTATCACAAACTTAATAAACGGGGCTTTTTTGTGTGCATGGCAGATAAAAATGAGACTTTGAGCAAACGCATCCGCTCCCTAGAAAAACAAAAAATCCCCTTTATTGTGGTGGTGGGAAAAGAGGAAGTGGCGCAGGGCAGTTTAGCCATTCGCGATCGCGCTTTGGGCAAGCAATATACAATGTTGCAAGAGGAATTTTTTCAATCTATGGAGGCAAAAATGCGAGAGGTTAGCTTTTGA
- a CDS encoding YihY family inner membrane protein: MQQIFKGILGFFYACSALTSDRIKKRFEEMASLFYYASSLSFYTILSLSPILLFIALVFVSPFSQAFEVEKLLFPDSPDFIKVTRSFFKSFMQNNRALGIVEISFIALAFFLFCENYRYIASKIFNAEPRDYFTFKGKRIFVFWGFGTGIVFMLVLPCILIYDLKMQDLTQGWQLSFLHWLGSYVFFVLLFLIPTNKTFKRLSWSLVWSFITSICWNLMKWGFVYYVLYNRTYHELYGSISILWFLMSYIYVSWLLLLFGMYGCEVCDQNSKPLVKRSNAKDM; the protein is encoded by the coding sequence ATACAACAAATTTTTAAAGGCATTTTGGGTTTCTTTTATGCCTGCAGTGCTTTAACTTCTGATCGCATAAAAAAGCGCTTTGAGGAAATGGCCTCTCTTTTTTACTACGCCTCCTCATTAAGCTTTTATACCATTCTCTCCCTCTCTCCTATCTTGCTCTTTATCGCTCTTGTTTTTGTTAGCCCCTTTTCCCAAGCCTTTGAAGTAGAAAAGTTGCTTTTCCCAGATAGCCCGGATTTTATCAAAGTAACCCGCTCTTTTTTTAAATCCTTCATGCAAAATAACCGCGCCTTAGGCATTGTAGAAATCTCTTTTATTGCCCTTGCCTTCTTTTTATTCTGTGAAAACTACCGCTACATCGCCTCTAAAATTTTTAACGCTGAACCGCGCGATTACTTCACCTTTAAAGGAAAAAGGATTTTTGTTTTTTGGGGATTTGGTACGGGGATTGTATTCATGCTTGTCTTGCCCTGTATTTTGATTTATGATCTTAAAATGCAGGATTTAACACAGGGGTGGCAACTCTCTTTTTTACATTGGCTAGGTTCTTATGTTTTCTTTGTTTTACTCTTTCTTATCCCCACTAATAAAACCTTTAAACGGCTTTCATGGTCTCTTGTGTGGAGTTTTATTACAAGTATTTGTTGGAATTTGATGAAATGGGGTTTTGTTTATTATGTGCTTTATAACCGCACCTACCATGAACTCTATGGCTCAATTTCTATCCTATGGTTTTTAATGTCTTATATTTATGTTTCTTGGTTACTTTTGCTCTTTGGCATGTATGGGTGTGAGGTGTGTGATCAGAATAGTAAACCCTT
- the rpmI gene encoding 50S ribosomal protein L35: MPKMKTNRGAAKRFKVKKNLIKRGSAFKSHILTKKSPQRKANLNAPHYVHATNLRSVAGLLCKA; this comes from the coding sequence ATGCCCAAGATGAAGACTAACCGCGGAGCAGCGAAGCGTTTTAAGGTGAAAAAAAACCTGATCAAGCGGGGCAGTGCTTTTAAAAGCCATATTTTGACTAAAAAAAGCCCGCAAAGAAAAGCCAACCTCAACGCTCCCCACTATGTGCATGCTACAAATTTGCGCTCAGTAGCAGGGCTTTTGTGTAAAGCTTAA
- the recA gene encoding recombinase RecA — protein sequence MDEQKQKALELAIKQIDKQFGKGALMRLGDKEVEHIEVTSTGSLGLDMALGIGGVPKGRIVEVYGPESSGKTTLTLHIIAQAQREGGTCAFIDAEHALDVQYAKKLGVDTDNLLISQPDTGEEALEILETLARSGAVDVIVVDSVAALTPRAEIEGDMGDQHVGLQARLMSQALRKITGILHKMNTTLIFINQIRMKIGTMGYGSPETTTGGNALKFYASVRIDIRRIATLKQNEHPIGNRVRVKVVKNKVAPPFKEAEFDIMYGDGISQAGELIDYGVKLEVIEKSGAWFSYLDKKLGQGREAAKLSLKNDGDLATEIAGKIKEKLFDKSDVEWAMPEGE from the coding sequence GTGGACGAACAAAAACAAAAGGCGTTAGAGTTAGCAATTAAACAGATTGATAAACAATTTGGTAAGGGGGCGCTGATGCGTTTGGGCGATAAAGAAGTTGAACACATTGAGGTCACCTCTACCGGATCGCTAGGTTTGGATATGGCTTTAGGGATTGGAGGCGTGCCTAAGGGGCGCATTGTAGAAGTTTATGGACCAGAATCAAGCGGGAAAACCACCTTGACCTTGCATATCATCGCGCAAGCACAAAGAGAGGGGGGAACTTGTGCCTTTATTGATGCCGAGCATGCTTTAGATGTGCAGTATGCCAAAAAATTAGGGGTGGATACAGATAATCTACTCATTTCTCAGCCAGATACCGGAGAAGAAGCCCTAGAAATTTTAGAGACCTTAGCGCGTAGCGGGGCGGTAGATGTGATTGTGGTAGATTCAGTAGCCGCGCTCACCCCCCGTGCAGAAATTGAAGGCGACATGGGCGATCAACATGTAGGTTTGCAGGCGCGTTTAATGAGTCAGGCCTTGCGCAAGATCACCGGAATTTTACACAAGATGAATACCACCTTAATTTTTATCAACCAGATTCGCATGAAAATTGGGACTATGGGTTATGGAAGTCCTGAGACCACCACAGGGGGCAATGCCTTAAAGTTTTATGCCAGTGTACGCATAGACATCCGCCGCATTGCTACTCTTAAACAAAACGAACACCCCATTGGTAATCGCGTAAGAGTCAAGGTGGTTAAAAATAAAGTAGCGCCCCCTTTTAAAGAGGCAGAGTTTGATATTATGTATGGAGATGGAATTAGCCAAGCGGGGGAATTGATTGACTATGGTGTTAAGCTAGAGGTGATAGAAAAAAGCGGGGCGTGGTTTAGCTATTTGGATAAGAAATTAGGGCAGGGGAGAGAGGCGGCTAAGTTAAGCTTAAAAAATGACGGGGATTTAGCAACAGAGATTGCCGGTAAAATTAAAGAAAAACTTTTTGATAAGTCTGATGTAGAGTGGGCTATGCCAGAAGGGGAATAA
- the infC gene encoding translation initiation factor IF-3, whose translation MSKEEVLLNQAIRLKEVRCVGERGEQFGIISSEEALRIAMSKGMDLVLISPTAKPPVCKVMDYGKFCYQSEKKQKEARKKQRQIEIKEIKLSTQIAQNDINYKVKHAREFIEEGKHVKFKVVLRGRESHDPKAGLAVLEKVAEMMKDIANAEKEPKAEGRFVMWLFVPQKK comes from the coding sequence TTGAGCAAAGAGGAAGTTTTATTAAACCAAGCGATTCGTTTAAAAGAGGTGCGCTGTGTGGGGGAGAGAGGCGAGCAGTTTGGAATCATTTCCTCAGAGGAGGCTTTGCGTATTGCGATGAGTAAGGGCATGGATTTAGTACTCATCTCACCCACAGCTAAGCCCCCAGTGTGTAAGGTTATGGATTATGGCAAATTTTGCTACCAAAGCGAAAAAAAGCAGAAAGAGGCTAGAAAAAAGCAAAGGCAGATTGAAATTAAAGAGATCAAGCTTTCTACTCAAATTGCCCAAAATGATATTAATTATAAAGTCAAGCATGCCAGAGAATTTATTGAGGAGGGCAAACATGTTAAATTTAAGGTGGTGCTTAGGGGTAGAGAGAGCCATGATCCTAAAGCGGGTTTAGCGGTTTTAGAAAAGGTAGCAGAGATGATGAAAGATATTGCCAACGCCGAGAAAGAACCCAAAGCAGAGGGTCGTTTTGTGATGTGGCTTTTTGTACCACAAAAAAAGTAA
- a CDS encoding outer membrane protein, with protein sequence MKRTIIAIPLATALLGAAESPQSSSKKSDHKHAQHVRISKKMRASSSGRGERNAFFVGADYQLGMFTSTEQACADAGQCSETGGKTGYGNMGSHTFKGNINARNHVSNGFGIVVGYKHFFKKLPELGMRYYGFFDYNASDYRYFKSIDSDSNWNNSMYHPTNIFAYGVGTDVLFNPQIFNKENFHFGFFAGAAIGGSSFGPMNWYYKELMQTYAGHMRISSFNFFLNGGIRFGTKHNGFEVGIKVPLIRTNYYTALGDIPAGLPFKATLQRDFAFYWRYLVDF encoded by the coding sequence ATGAAAAGAACAATAATAGCCATTCCCCTAGCTACAGCACTTCTAGGTGCTGCAGAGAGCCCGCAGTCCTCATCGAAGAAGTCTGATCACAAACATGCACAGCATGTGCGGATCTCTAAAAAAATGCGAGCCTCTAGCTCAGGACGCGGGGAGAGGAACGCCTTTTTTGTAGGCGCAGATTACCAACTGGGTATGTTTACCTCCACTGAACAAGCTTGTGCGGACGCGGGGCAATGTAGTGAAACAGGCGGAAAAACCGGTTATGGTAACATGGGTAGCCACACCTTTAAAGGAAATATCAATGCCCGTAACCATGTGAGTAATGGTTTTGGGATTGTGGTTGGGTATAAGCACTTCTTTAAAAAGTTGCCTGAGCTTGGAATGCGTTACTATGGCTTTTTTGACTATAACGCTTCTGATTACCGCTACTTTAAAAGCATTGATTCGGATAGCAATTGGAACAATAGCATGTATCACCCCACCAATATTTTTGCCTACGGCGTAGGGACAGATGTACTCTTTAACCCCCAAATTTTCAATAAAGAAAATTTCCACTTTGGCTTTTTTGCTGGGGCTGCCATTGGTGGATCTTCTTTTGGTCCTATGAACTGGTATTATAAAGAGTTAATGCAAACCTATGCTGGGCATATGCGAATCTCTAGCTTTAACTTCTTCCTTAATGGCGGAATTCGCTTTGGCACAAAACATAATGGCTTTGAGGTGGGTATTAAAGTCCCTCTCATCCGCACTAACTACTACACCGCTTTAGGTGATATACCCGCCGGTCTTCCCTTTAAAGCAACTTTACAACGCGACTTTGCTTTCTACTGGCGCTATCTCGTTGACTTCTAA
- the pyrG gene encoding glutamine hydrolyzing CTP synthase — MGDQHVGLQARLMSQALRKITGILHKMNTTLIFINQIRMKIGTMGYGSPETTTGGNALKFYASVCIDIRRIATLKQNEHVIEKERQGKYLGKTIQVIPHIVDEIKERILKLGQGKDFLIVEVGGTVGDIEGMVYLEAIRELKNTLGSVQVANIHVTLVPFIATSQELKTKPTQHSIIELRRLGVSANIILARCAQDLGADLKAKIASSCDVCVENVIQAKDAPSIYACPSNYLQEGLLKALFAHFSMKASLDQRELQIWEDLVHNILSPQRTISIAFVGKYTHLSESYKSYLESMVCVGAHLQVKVEVVFINSEELELKEGESLEQLKQRVALKMQGMQGVLVPGGFGGRGVEGMIQAITHARENKMPFLGVCLGAQLMVVEFAREVLGLKGAHSLEFKQDTPYKVIDLLQTQENTTLKGSSMRLGTHKITLKENSILAKAYNTLEIEERHRHRYTINKSYLKDYEQHGLKVMGQSVDTNGQVVIEAMALEKYPFYVGVQYHPEFTSRLIAPNPLLKAFVQACM; from the coding sequence ATGGGCGATCAACATGTAGGTTTGCAGGCGCGTTTAATGAGTCAGGCCTTGCGCAAGATCACCGGAATTTTACACAAGATGAATACCACCTTAATTTTTATCAACCAGATTCGCATGAAAATTGGGACTATGGGTTATGGAAGTCCTGAGACCACCACAGGGGGCAATGCCTTAAAGTTTTATGCCAGTGTATGCATAGACATCCGCCGCATTGCTACTCTTAAACAAAACGAACACGTGATTGAAAAAGAGAGGCAGGGGAAGTATTTAGGCAAAACAATACAAGTAATCCCCCATATTGTAGATGAAATCAAAGAGCGGATTTTAAAACTAGGGCAGGGGAAGGATTTTTTAATCGTGGAAGTGGGGGGTACTGTGGGGGATATTGAGGGAATGGTGTATTTAGAGGCTATCCGTGAACTTAAAAATACTCTAGGTAGTGTACAAGTGGCTAATATCCATGTAACTTTAGTACCCTTCATTGCCACCAGTCAAGAACTTAAAACCAAACCCACCCAGCATTCTATTATTGAGTTGCGCCGTTTGGGGGTGAGTGCTAATATCATTTTAGCCCGCTGCGCTCAGGATTTGGGGGCGGATTTGAAGGCTAAGATTGCAAGTAGCTGTGATGTGTGTGTGGAAAATGTGATTCAAGCCAAAGACGCCCCTAGTATTTATGCCTGCCCTTCTAATTATTTACAAGAAGGGTTACTTAAAGCCCTCTTTGCGCATTTTTCTATGAAAGCTTCCTTAGATCAAAGAGAGTTACAAATCTGGGAAGATCTAGTGCACAATATCCTTAGCCCGCAACGCACGATCTCTATTGCCTTTGTGGGCAAATACACCCATTTAAGCGAATCTTATAAAAGCTATTTAGAGAGTATGGTCTGTGTAGGGGCGCATTTACAGGTTAAAGTAGAGGTGGTCTTTATCAATAGCGAGGAATTAGAACTCAAAGAGGGGGAAAGCTTAGAGCAGTTAAAACAAAGAGTGGCTTTAAAAATGCAGGGCATGCAGGGGGTTTTAGTACCCGGTGGATTTGGAGGGCGCGGGGTGGAGGGCATGATACAGGCTATCACGCATGCACGAGAAAATAAAATGCCCTTTTTAGGCGTGTGTCTGGGAGCACAGCTCATGGTTGTAGAATTTGCAAGAGAGGTATTAGGTTTAAAAGGCGCGCATTCTTTAGAGTTTAAACAAGACACCCCATATAAAGTTATTGATCTTCTCCAAACACAAGAAAACACCACCCTTAAGGGTTCTAGCATGCGCCTTGGTACACATAAAATCACCCTCAAAGAAAACTCTATTCTCGCTAAAGCCTACAATACTTTAGAAATAGAGGAGCGCCACCGCCACCGCTACACGATCAACAAGAGCTATCTTAAAGATTATGAACAACACGGGCTTAAAGTTATGGGGCAGAGTGTGGATACAAATGGGCAAGTTGTGATAGAGGCTATGGCCTTAGAAAAATACCCCTTTTATGTGGGGGTGCAATACCACCCCGAGTTTACCTCCCGTCTTATTGCTCCCAATCCCCTTTTAAAAGCCTTTGTACAAGCCTGCATGTAA
- the rplT gene encoding 50S ribosomal protein L20: protein MRVKTGVVRHRRHKKVLKQARGFYSGRRKHFRKAKEQLERSLCYAFRDRKQKKRDFRSLWIVRINAACHMHNTSYSRFMHALKSSHIELDRKILADMAMNDMPAFSNLIEQVKAHLSPSA from the coding sequence ATGAGAGTTAAAACCGGAGTGGTGCGCCATCGCCGCCACAAGAAAGTTCTAAAACAAGCCCGAGGGTTTTATAGCGGGCGTAGGAAACATTTTAGAAAAGCCAAAGAACAGCTTGAACGCAGTTTGTGCTACGCTTTTAGAGATCGCAAGCAGAAAAAACGCGATTTTAGAAGTCTGTGGATTGTGCGGATCAACGCCGCTTGCCACATGCACAACACCAGTTATTCGCGTTTCATGCACGCGCTTAAAAGTAGCCATATTGAGCTAGATAGAAAAATCCTAGCGGATATGGCAATGAATGATATGCCGGCCTTTTCTAATCTAATAGAGCAGGTTAAAGCCCATTTATCGCCCAGCGCATAA